Proteins found in one Candidatus Zixiibacteriota bacterium genomic segment:
- a CDS encoding 50S ribosomal protein L23 — protein MKTAENIIRQAVISEKGTLLRDNENCYVFKVHPSANKIEIKKAIEKAFDVKVLNIKTINVKGKTKRLGRFEGKRSSWKKAMIKLKEGDSIDIFENV, from the coding sequence TTGAAAACGGCAGAAAACATAATTAGACAGGCTGTTATTTCTGAAAAGGGAACCCTTTTGAGAGATAATGAAAATTGCTATGTTTTTAAGGTTCATCCCTCGGCCAATAAAATAGAAATAAAGAAAGCCATTGAAAAGGCTTTTGATGTTAAGGTTTTGAATATCAAAACAATTAACGTAAAAGGTAAAACCAAGCGGTTGGGACGATTCGAAGGCAAACGCTCTTCTTGGAAAAAAGCTATGATTAAGCTAAAAGAAGGCGATTCAATCGATATCTTCGAGAATGTGTGA
- the rplB gene encoding 50S ribosomal protein L2: MGLKKFKPTTPSRRYMTVSDFSEITHGYPEKSLLKPIRKTGGRCNTGRITSRHIGGGHKKHYRIIDFKREKIGIPARVASIEYDPNRSARIALLFYFDGEKRYIIAPLNLKVDDIIQTTDKLEIKPGNNLPLEKIPLGTDIHNIELKAGKGAQMVRSAGTMATLLAKEGNYAHVRLPSGEVRLIHLKCRATIGQVGNIDHENINLGKAGRSRWLGKRPKVRGVAMNPVDHPMGGGEGRSSGGRHPCSPWGQFSKGLKTRKKKHSDKMIIKRRGK; encoded by the coding sequence ATGGGACTAAAGAAATTTAAACCGACGACTCCTAGCCGTCGCTATATGACAGTTTCCGATTTTTCGGAGATTACTCATGGCTATCCCGAAAAGAGTTTGTTGAAACCTATTCGGAAAACGGGCGGACGATGCAATACCGGACGAATTACAAGCCGGCATATAGGCGGTGGTCATAAAAAGCATTATCGTATAATTGATTTCAAACGTGAAAAAATCGGTATTCCAGCCAGGGTAGCTTCAATAGAATATGATCCTAATCGGTCGGCCAGGATTGCATTATTGTTTTATTTTGATGGCGAGAAAAGATATATCATAGCGCCGCTGAATCTAAAGGTTGACGATATCATCCAGACTACCGATAAGCTTGAAATTAAACCCGGCAATAATCTTCCTTTGGAAAAAATTCCTCTTGGAACTGATATTCACAATATCGAACTCAAAGCCGGCAAAGGAGCGCAGATGGTTCGTTCGGCTGGTACGATGGCAACGCTTTTAGCTAAGGAAGGGAATTACGCTCATGTTCGCCTGCCATCCGGCGAAGTAAGGCTGATTCATTTAAAGTGTCGTGCTACTATTGGTCAGGTCGGTAATATCGACCATGAAAATATAAATCTTGGCAAAGCCGGCCGTTCCAGATGGCTGGGAAAACGTCCTAAAGTAAGGGGCGTTGCCATGAATCCGGTGGACCACCCTATGGGCGGCGGCGAAGGACGCTCGTCGGGCGGACGACATCCTTGCAGCCCCTGGGGACAATTTTCTAAGGGACTAAAAACACGCAAGAAAAAACACTCTGATAAGATGATTATTAAGAGACGAGGGAAATAA
- the rpsS gene encoding 30S ribosomal protein S19, whose translation MTRSLKKGPYLDASLVKKVKALNDSSEKRVIKTWARRSTIPPEFVGHTLAIHNGNKFIPVYITENMVGHKLGEFAPTRIFRGHSGKLTDRSVTLK comes from the coding sequence ATGACCAGGTCTTTGAAAAAAGGACCATACTTGGATGCTAGCTTAGTGAAGAAAGTTAAGGCGCTGAACGATAGCAGCGAAAAACGCGTTATCAAAACATGGGCGCGCCGTTCGACTATTCCACCTGAATTCGTAGGACACACGCTGGCGATTCATAATGGAAATAAATTTATCCCCGTATATATAACTGAAAATATGGTAGGCCATAAACTCGGTGAATTTGCTCCTACGAGAATATTTAGAGGGCATTCAGGCAAGCTTACCGACAGGTCTGTCACTTTAAAATAG
- the rplV gene encoding 50S ribosomal protein L22, producing MEAKATSKYIRMSPRKIRQVAELIKGRKYVDAKGILTFMPKAASQVLLATMKSAAANAISKEGSAKVKVENLYVKNIQINSGPILKRIRPVAMGRAFRIRKRTSHINIVLAEKKASTVRPGKEA from the coding sequence ATGGAAGCTAAAGCAACTTCAAAATACATTAGAATGTCGCCTCGAAAAATCCGTCAGGTGGCGGAATTAATTAAAGGTCGCAAGTATGTCGATGCAAAAGGTATCCTGACATTTATGCCCAAAGCGGCCAGTCAGGTTCTTTTGGCCACCATGAAATCTGCGGCGGCTAATGCTATATCAAAAGAGGGTTCGGCAAAAGTAAAGGTTGAAAACCTCTATGTTAAGAATATACAAATTAATTCCGGCCCAATCCTAAAAAGAATTAGACCGGTTGCAATGGGAAGGGCTTTCAGAATTCGTAAAAGAACCTCCCATATTAATATTGTTCTGGCTGAGAAAAAAGCCTCAACAGTTAGACCAGGTAAGGAGGCTTAG
- the rpsC gene encoding 30S ribosomal protein S3, with translation MGQKTHPYGLRLGIVKPWKSRWFAAKNFADLLQEDLLIRRYVSKRLDHAGIADIQILRAPKKVSIDIHTAKPGIVIGRKGTEVDKLKEELQLLSDKEILLNIVEVKKPELSASLVAQSIAQQLEGRVNFRRAMKKAVAASMKSGAEGIKVVCGGRLGGAEIARSEKYHKGRVPLHTLRADIDYAAVTAHTTYGCIGIKIWICKGEIVEKEKVNARLLGEDIADKDEKPTEHRQKPRRSRRGGDSHRRPFVGGKKPSAKDLDKSKKYRREDSRTEKRQHPDASPKTDTGKKEGSKKASKSYSKTKASGDAKIDKKPIKKPDASGGSDKEKK, from the coding sequence GTGGGACAGAAAACTCACCCATACGGGTTGCGGCTTGGAATAGTTAAGCCATGGAAATCTCGCTGGTTTGCCGCTAAAAATTTCGCTGATTTGCTGCAGGAAGATTTGCTCATACGGCGCTATGTTTCTAAGCGTTTGGATCATGCCGGCATTGCAGACATACAAATTTTAAGGGCTCCGAAAAAAGTGTCAATTGATATTCATACTGCAAAACCAGGCATAGTAATCGGTAGAAAAGGCACAGAAGTAGATAAGCTGAAGGAAGAACTTCAACTTCTGTCGGATAAAGAAATTCTGCTGAATATTGTTGAGGTTAAAAAGCCGGAGCTTTCTGCTTCGTTGGTTGCTCAATCGATTGCTCAACAGCTTGAGGGCAGAGTGAATTTCCGTCGAGCTATGAAAAAAGCCGTAGCCGCTTCAATGAAAAGCGGTGCCGAGGGAATCAAAGTAGTCTGCGGCGGACGTCTCGGCGGCGCCGAAATTGCGCGGTCTGAAAAATATCACAAAGGAAGAGTCCCGCTTCATACCCTGAGAGCAGATATCGATTATGCCGCCGTTACAGCGCATACTACCTATGGCTGTATCGGAATAAAAATCTGGATATGTAAGGGCGAAATCGTTGAAAAAGAGAAGGTTAATGCCAGACTCTTAGGCGAGGACATTGCAGACAAAGACGAAAAACCAACCGAACATCGTCAAAAACCCAGAAGAAGCAGAAGAGGCGGCGATAGCCATAGACGTCCCTTTGTTGGCGGTAAAAAACCATCAGCTAAAGATCTCGATAAGTCAAAAAAATATCGCCGGGAAGATAGCAGAACTGAAAAAAGACAACATCCGGATGCTTCCCCCAAAACAGATACTGGCAAAAAAGAAGGCTCTAAGAAAGCTTCAAAGAGCTATTCAAAAACTAAAGCTTCCGGTGATGCTAAAATAGATAAAAAACCAATTAAAAAACCTGATGCCTCAGGCGGGTCGGATAAGGAGAAGAAGTAA
- the rplP gene encoding 50S ribosomal protein L16, whose product MLTPKRVKFRKQQRGRRRGKAYRGSNIDFGEYGLKALEPAWITNRQIEAARVALTRHIKRGGKVWIRIFPDKPVTFKPAETRMGKGKGSPEYWVAVVKPGRILFELEGVAESVAREALRLADAKLPIKTRFVSRQDITKD is encoded by the coding sequence ATGCTTACCCCGAAGAGAGTGAAATTCAGGAAACAACAACGTGGCAGGCGTAGAGGTAAAGCTTATCGCGGCAGTAATATCGATTTCGGTGAATATGGCTTAAAAGCTCTCGAACCGGCATGGATAACCAATAGACAAATTGAAGCTGCCAGGGTTGCCCTTACACGTCATATTAAAAGAGGCGGCAAGGTTTGGATTAGGATATTTCCCGATAAACCGGTTACTTTCAAGCCCGCCGAAACTAGAATGGGTAAAGGCAAAGGCTCGCCCGAATACTGGGTAGCTGTTGTAAAGCCAGGCAGAATTCTGTTCGAACTCGAAGGTGTTGCCGAATCTGTGGCAAGAGAGGCTTTAAGGCTGGCTGATGCCAAACTGCCTATCAAAACCAGATTCGTTTCGCGTCAGGATATTACAAAGGATTAG
- a CDS encoding 50S ribosomal protein L29, with translation MKARELRDLTYEEVLQKREEVRKEIFNLRLRQATRQTDNPLKVRELRKDLARTNTVINEHGKKINILADNPTEVKDRQGVDEK, from the coding sequence ATGAAAGCTCGTGAGTTAAGAGACCTTACTTATGAAGAAGTTCTTCAAAAAAGGGAAGAGGTCAGAAAAGAAATCTTTAATTTAAGATTAAGACAGGCAACTCGCCAAACTGATAATCCTTTAAAAGTGCGTGAGCTGAGGAAGGATTTAGCCAGAACTAATACTGTTATTAATGAACATGGTAAAAAAATTAACATTTTAGCTGATAATCCAACAGAAGTAAAAGACAGGCAGGGCGTTGATGAGAAATAG
- the rpsQ gene encoding 30S ribosomal protein S17, translated as MRNSRKIRTGTVKSAKMGKTIVVAVERTLRHPRYGKIIKRTSKVYAHDEKNEAKLGDVVQVMETRPISKTKKWRLTNILEKAK; from the coding sequence ATGAGAAATAGTCGTAAAATCAGAACAGGCACCGTAAAATCGGCGAAAATGGGGAAAACTATTGTAGTGGCGGTAGAAAGAACGCTAAGACACCCAAGATATGGCAAAATTATTAAACGAACGTCCAAAGTTTACGCCCATGATGAAAAGAATGAAGCAAAATTAGGCGATGTTGTACAGGTTATGGAAACACGACCTATATCTAAAACTAAAAAATGGCGCCTGACTAATATTTTAGAAAAAGCTAAATAG
- the rplN gene encoding 50S ribosomal protein L14, with amino-acid sequence MIQEYTRLTICDNSGAKIAMCFRILGGTRHRYGRIGDIIVVTVKDAIPGGTVKKSEVCKAVIVRTKKEIRRKDGSYVRFSDNAAVIINDQGEPRGTRIFGPVARELREKQFMKIVSLAPEVL; translated from the coding sequence ATGATACAGGAATATACCAGATTAACAATATGCGATAACTCAGGCGCGAAAATCGCCATGTGTTTTCGTATTCTCGGCGGTACCCGTCATCGCTATGGTAGAATTGGCGATATTATCGTGGTTACTGTAAAGGACGCAATTCCGGGCGGTACGGTCAAGAAGAGCGAAGTCTGTAAGGCAGTAATTGTACGCACTAAAAAGGAAATCCGCCGTAAGGATGGTTCTTACGTAAGATTTTCCGATAATGCCGCCGTGATAATAAATGATCAAGGCGAACCGCGCGGAACCAGAATCTTCGGCCCGGTAGCCAGAGAACTTCGCGAAAAGCAATTTATGAAAATCGTATCTCTTGCCCCGGAGGTTTTATAA
- the rplX gene encoding 50S ribosomal protein L24, whose translation MRVRKNDTVKVISGDDKGKIGKILKTFPDKNRVIIENVNLIKRHTRPSQKNRKGGIVEKEGTISATNVMLYDVRTNAPARIGYRRLKDGSKVRINKKSGEIIE comes from the coding sequence ATGAGAGTCAGAAAAAACGATACCGTAAAAGTTATTTCGGGCGACGATAAGGGAAAAATCGGCAAAATACTCAAAACTTTCCCTGATAAAAACAGGGTCATTATTGAGAATGTCAATCTTATCAAACGCCATACCAGACCAAGTCAGAAAAATCGTAAAGGCGGAATTGTTGAAAAAGAAGGCACTATTTCGGCAACTAATGTTATGCTTTATGATGTAAGAACCAATGCCCCTGCTCGAATTGGTTATAGACGATTAAAGGATGGCTCTAAAGTCAGAATTAATAAAAAATCAGGGGAGATTATTGAGTAA
- the rplE gene encoding 50S ribosomal protein L5 has product MARLKEKYLSEVRPELQKKLDFTNINEVPKISKIVVNSGVGEAIVDHKKLESVSNELMIITGQKPVVRRAKKSISNFKLREGMPIGVSVTLRGDRMFEFYDRLVNVAIPRIRDFRGVPEKSFDGRGNYTIGITEQIIFPEIDYDKVDKIRGMNVTIVTSAKTDSEAFELLKLMGMPFKK; this is encoded by the coding sequence ATGGCCAGGTTAAAAGAAAAATATCTAAGCGAGGTCAGACCTGAACTTCAAAAAAAGTTGGATTTTACAAACATTAATGAAGTTCCCAAAATTTCAAAAATAGTAGTTAATTCAGGCGTTGGCGAAGCGATAGTCGACCATAAGAAATTGGAATCTGTATCCAACGAGCTTATGATAATTACCGGCCAAAAACCGGTAGTTCGCAGGGCTAAAAAATCGATTTCAAATTTTAAGCTTCGTGAGGGTATGCCAATAGGTGTTTCCGTTACCTTGCGCGGCGATAGAATGTTCGAGTTTTATGACCGCTTGGTTAACGTTGCTATCCCAAGAATTAGAGATTTTCGGGGTGTGCCCGAAAAATCATTCGATGGCCGCGGCAATTATACGATTGGAATAACCGAGCAAATTATTTTTCCTGAAATAGATTATGATAAAGTGGATAAAATCCGCGGCATGAACGTAACGATTGTTACTTCAGCTAAAACGGATTCTGAAGCTTTCGAATTGTTAAAACTAATGGGTATGCCATTTAAAAAATAG
- a CDS encoding type Z 30S ribosomal protein S14 has product MAKKCKIAASLKKPKFNVRQSNRCRRCGRPRGYMRRFGLCRICFRQLALAGEIPGVTKASW; this is encoded by the coding sequence GTGGCCAAAAAATGTAAAATCGCAGCTAGTTTGAAAAAGCCGAAATTTAATGTTCGTCAGAGTAATCGCTGCAGAAGATGTGGTCGCCCGCGCGGTTATATGAGACGTTTTGGGCTTTGTAGAATATGCTTTAGACAACTTGCGTTAGCTGGGGAAATCCCCGGCGTAACAAAAGCTAGCTGGTAG
- the rpsH gene encoding 30S ribosomal protein S8, whose product MTMTDPIADYLTRIRNASRASIRRVEIPASNMKKRITEILLENNFIRSVDYIEDDIQGVLRIRLKYTSDGISIIKGLERVSTPGLRVYRNSKDLLKGSRKPGMVIVSTSSGIMTEKNANQQGIGGEALFRIW is encoded by the coding sequence ATGACTATGACTGACCCAATCGCCGATTATTTAACTCGTATTAGAAATGCCAGCAGAGCTTCAATAAGACGAGTAGAGATTCCGGCGTCTAATATGAAAAAAAGAATCACTGAAATCCTTCTGGAGAACAACTTTATTCGTTCAGTCGATTATATCGAGGACGATATACAGGGGGTTTTAAGGATTCGTCTTAAGTATACTTCTGATGGGATAAGCATTATCAAGGGGCTTGAGAGAGTTTCCACACCCGGCTTGAGAGTCTATCGAAATAGTAAAGATTTGCTTAAAGGCTCAAGAAAACCGGGTATGGTAATAGTATCTACATCATCAGGTATTATGACAGAAAAAAATGCCAACCAACAAGGAATCGGCGGCGAGGCATTATTCAGAATTTGGTAG
- the rplF gene encoding 50S ribosomal protein L6: MSRIGKLPIDIPKGVKVARSGDVINVEGPKGKLSESIHPLIQTEITDTNVVVKRSSDLKYHRSLHGLSRALIANMVIGVTEGFKKNLEIIGVGYRAEKIGKVITFYLGYSHPITLVPPEEVSIELDGANKIQVSGINKQIVGQVAAEIRSFRPPEPYKGKGIKYSDENIRRKAGKTAGA; the protein is encoded by the coding sequence TTGTCACGAATAGGAAAATTGCCGATAGACATCCCCAAAGGGGTTAAAGTTGCCCGAAGTGGTGATGTTATTAATGTGGAAGGACCGAAAGGAAAGCTTTCTGAAAGTATCCACCCATTAATACAGACTGAAATAACTGATACCAATGTTGTTGTTAAACGTTCATCGGATTTGAAATATCATCGGTCGCTTCATGGCTTATCAAGAGCATTAATCGCCAATATGGTGATTGGTGTTACCGAAGGATTTAAGAAGAACCTTGAAATTATCGGTGTCGGTTATCGAGCAGAGAAAATCGGAAAAGTAATAACTTTTTATCTGGGATATTCCCATCCAATTACGCTTGTGCCCCCAGAGGAAGTAAGTATAGAGCTTGATGGGGCTAATAAAATACAGGTTTCAGGCATTAATAAACAGATAGTTGGCCAGGTGGCGGCTGAAATTAGATCGTTCAGGCCTCCTGAACCATACAAAGGCAAGGGAATTAAATATTCCGACGAAAATATTAGAAGAAAAGCCGGAAAGACGGCAGGCGCTTAA
- the rplR gene encoding 50S ribosomal protein L18 gives MANFEKQKNRAIAKRKLRSKRKLFGTLERPRMTVYKSLKHIYAQIVDDQSQKCIVGASTLSKELSDSKIPKTENAVKVGELIAVRAKEKGITDIVFDRSGYLYHGRVKAVAEGARKGGLNF, from the coding sequence ATGGCAAATTTCGAAAAACAAAAAAACAGAGCTATAGCCAAACGCAAACTTCGCTCTAAGAGAAAATTGTTTGGCACATTGGAACGACCCCGGATGACAGTATATAAATCATTGAAGCATATCTATGCTCAGATTGTAGACGATCAATCTCAGAAATGCATTGTCGGAGCTTCAACTCTATCAAAAGAATTATCAGATTCAAAAATACCCAAAACAGAAAATGCTGTCAAGGTTGGCGAATTAATCGCCGTTCGAGCGAAAGAAAAAGGAATTACAGATATCGTTTTCGATAGATCGGGCTACCTTTATCATGGCCGCGTGAAGGCTGTTGCTGAAGGCGCTCGTAAAGGTGGATTGAATTTTTAA
- the rpsE gene encoding 30S ribosomal protein S5: protein MAQFNQIDTEFEEKVINVNRVAKVVKGGRRFKFTALVATGDKKGKVGIGYGKASEVAEAIRKACEAARKNLVRIDVHEGSISHEVIGKCGAASVLLKPASAGTGVIAGGPVRAVVESAGIQDVLTKCLGTSNPFNVVKATMNGLLQLKEIESLIKARTEAGKEDGKSN from the coding sequence TTGGCGCAGTTTAATCAGATAGATACCGAATTCGAAGAAAAAGTCATTAATGTGAATCGCGTTGCCAAAGTGGTTAAAGGCGGTCGGCGCTTTAAATTTACCGCTTTAGTGGCAACCGGCGATAAAAAAGGCAAAGTCGGAATCGGCTATGGTAAAGCATCTGAGGTTGCAGAAGCTATACGCAAAGCCTGCGAGGCTGCGCGTAAAAATCTGGTCAGAATCGATGTCCATGAGGGTTCCATTTCTCATGAAGTAATCGGTAAGTGCGGTGCTGCCAGCGTCCTTCTTAAACCAGCCTCGGCTGGTACCGGTGTGATTGCCGGCGGACCTGTCAGGGCGGTAGTCGAATCTGCCGGTATCCAGGATGTACTGACAAAGTGCCTCGGTACATCAAACCCCTTTAACGTTGTTAAGGCTACAATGAATGGACTTTTGCAGCTTAAAGAAATCGAGAGCCTTATCAAGGCTCGAACAGAAGCGGGAAAAGAAGATGGCAAATCAAATTAA
- the rpmD gene encoding 50S ribosomal protein L30: protein MANQIKIQQVKGVAGSSQHQRRVLRALGLRRREHTVMHYDTPQIRGMINKVFHMVKVIEG, encoded by the coding sequence ATGGCAAATCAAATTAAAATTCAACAGGTAAAAGGCGTAGCGGGTTCCTCCCAGCATCAAAGACGAGTTCTGCGTGCATTGGGACTCCGCCGCCGCGAACATACTGTCATGCATTATGATACTCCGCAAATAAGGGGTATGATAAACAAGGTATTTCATATGGTAAAGGTGATTGAGGGGTAA
- the rplO gene encoding 50S ribosomal protein L15, producing the protein MDLSSLKPAPGAKSNRKRLGRGPGSGLGSQSGKGHKGQKSRSGYKSRAWHEGGQMPMNRRLPKRGFTNIFKTISQVVNLNSLEKLNLDVIDKDVLYSKKLIRRKRIPVKILGTGDITKPLTVKAHAFSKTAIEKIEKAGGKAEVIKC; encoded by the coding sequence ATGGATTTATCAAGCTTAAAACCAGCTCCGGGTGCAAAAAGTAATCGTAAAAGACTCGGACGAGGTCCCGGTTCCGGGTTAGGGTCGCAAAGCGGCAAAGGTCATAAAGGGCAAAAATCAAGATCCGGATATAAAAGCAGAGCCTGGCATGAGGGCGGTCAGATGCCAATGAATCGTCGGTTGCCAAAACGCGGCTTTACGAATATATTCAAAACTATTAGCCAGGTAGTTAACTTAAACTCCCTCGAAAAATTGAACTTGGATGTTATTGATAAAGATGTTCTTTATTCAAAAAAGCTGATACGGAGAAAAAGAATTCCTGTTAAAATACTGGGTACTGGCGATATAACAAAGCCGTTAACTGTAAAAGCTCATGCTTTTTCTAAGACAGCTATTGAAAAAATCGAAAAAGCGGGCGGAAAAGCAGAGGTAATCAAGTGTTAG
- the secY gene encoding preprotein translocase subunit SecY, with amino-acid sequence MLGSFKNVFKIHELRQRLLFTLAILVVYRIGGHIPTPGIDAHALGEFFQTASGSLFGMYDMFVGGAFSKATVFSLGIMPYISASIIFQLLGAVIPYFQKLQKEGEEGRRKITQYTRYGTVLIASLQALGTAVFLESITTSSGASVVPYPGIGFKLLTMLTFTSGTIFIMWLGEKITERGIGNGISLIIFIGIIARFPQGVMDEARMVLGGQRSIIVELIILAFMVAIIAAIVLVTRAQRKVPVQYAKRVVGRKVYGGMATHIPLSVNTAGVIPIIFAQSIMFAPTTLTSFFPNSEFMQMIASWFDPGAIVYSLVYGLMIIFFAYFYTAIVFNPIDLADNMKKQGGFIPGIRPGQKTAEYIDYILTRITLPGAMFFALVAVLPYVLIRKIGVTFYFGGTGLLIIVGVALDTLQQIESHLLMRHYDGFMKKGKMKGRY; translated from the coding sequence GTGTTAGGGAGTTTTAAAAACGTATTCAAAATCCATGAACTCCGTCAGCGGCTTCTATTTACTTTGGCCATTTTGGTTGTCTATAGAATTGGCGGTCATATACCGACACCCGGTATTGATGCGCATGCTTTGGGAGAGTTTTTCCAAACCGCCTCCGGGTCTTTATTCGGCATGTATGATATGTTTGTCGGTGGTGCCTTTAGTAAAGCAACTGTCTTTTCTTTAGGTATTATGCCGTATATCTCAGCTTCGATTATCTTTCAGCTTTTGGGAGCAGTAATTCCCTACTTCCAGAAACTCCAGAAAGAAGGCGAGGAAGGCAGGCGGAAAATCACCCAGTATACGCGTTATGGAACAGTGTTGATTGCCTCGCTGCAGGCTTTGGGAACCGCTGTGTTTTTAGAATCAATAACAACTTCATCCGGCGCTTCAGTAGTGCCCTATCCCGGCATTGGCTTCAAACTGCTGACTATGCTGACATTCACTAGCGGCACAATTTTTATTATGTGGCTGGGTGAAAAAATAACCGAACGCGGTATCGGTAACGGCATCTCCCTGATTATCTTCATAGGTATTATTGCCAGATTCCCGCAGGGCGTTATGGATGAAGCGCGCATGGTTTTAGGCGGCCAGCGGTCAATAATCGTAGAATTAATTATTCTTGCTTTTATGGTTGCTATTATTGCAGCGATTGTGCTGGTTACTCGCGCTCAGCGCAAGGTTCCGGTGCAGTATGCTAAACGCGTTGTCGGCCGTAAGGTTTATGGCGGAATGGCTACTCATATACCTTTATCAGTCAACACCGCCGGCGTTATTCCTATCATCTTTGCCCAGTCGATTATGTTTGCTCCAACAACTCTAACATCATTTTTCCCAAATTCCGAATTCATGCAGATGATTGCCTCATGGTTTGACCCGGGCGCTATAGTGTACAGTTTGGTTTATGGTTTAATGATTATATTCTTCGCTTATTTCTATACGGCTATTGTGTTCAACCCTATTGATCTGGCTGATAATATGAAGAAACAGGGCGGATTTATTCCCGGCATTCGACCAGGTCAAAAAACAGCTGAATATATCGATTACATCCTTACCCGTATCACGCTCCCCGGCGCTATGTTCTTTGCTCTGGTTGCGGTGTTGCCTTATGTTTTGATTAGAAAAATAGGCGTAACATTTTATTTTGGCGGCACAGGCTTGCTGATTATTGTCGGTGTGGCTCTTGATACGCTTCAACAAATTGAATCCCATCTTTTGATGAGGCATTATGACGGGTTTATGAAAAAAGGAAAAATGAAAGGCAGGTATTAG
- a CDS encoding adenylate kinase, translating to MRLVFLGPPGSGKGTQAKILAEKKNLTHISTGDVLRNAVKNGTELGKKAKPIMDTGGLVPDNIILGMIKELLQNTNDNFILDGFPRTAAQAEGLEKMMVELGIKIDAAVNLDVNDEEVLKRLTGRFFCEKCGADFNANTRPPKAEGICDKCGGKLMQRDDDKTEVITGRLNVYREKTKPVEDFYRLHNVLVNVNGTQGFDDVTADILKVVN from the coding sequence ATGCGCTTAGTGTTTTTAGGGCCTCCTGGTTCGGGCAAAGGAACTCAGGCAAAAATTTTGGCTGAGAAGAAAAATCTTACTCATATATCTACTGGAGATGTATTAAGAAATGCCGTAAAAAATGGCACCGAACTTGGCAAGAAAGCAAAACCTATTATGGATACCGGAGGCTTGGTTCCTGATAATATTATTTTGGGAATGATAAAAGAACTGTTGCAAAACACTAACGATAACTTTATACTTGATGGTTTTCCAAGAACCGCTGCACAAGCCGAGGGCTTAGAAAAAATGATGGTTGAACTCGGAATTAAGATTGATGCGGCGGTAAACCTTGATGTGAATGATGAAGAAGTGTTGAAAAGATTAACTGGCAGATTCTTCTGCGAAAAATGCGGCGCTGATTTTAATGCTAATACTCGTCCTCCAAAAGCTGAAGGCATTTGCGACAAGTGCGGCGGTAAATTAATGCAGCGCGATGATGATAAAACTGAAGTAATTACTGGCAGACTCAACGTCTATCGGGAAAAAACAAAACCGGTTGAGGATTTCTACCGTTTACATAATGTGTTGGTGAATGTTAACGGAACTCAGGGTTTTGATGATGTTACTGCTGATATTTTAAAGGTTGTAAACTGA